The Chryseobacterium nakagawai genome has a segment encoding these proteins:
- a CDS encoding helix-turn-helix domain-containing protein, with product MKKNISIKNKIEAAALLKIAPFRKEIRKTEPHKHSSYFEIIYLQKGKGFHTIDHTSFSIKPPTLFFVRKEQVHHWDIADVPEGYVLILKKGFVEKSLDGGLKNLLSKLSGFNCIHLKEIQGIDTLFKLLITEKNFIVLEGLLKALFAKTLDAAKPLPVQTNKTDDTIVSFRELLNQTSDLHNSVAHYAEKLHTTPQNLNAICRKTLNQSAAEVIAEHIISEAKRQLIYTDNSVSEIAYSLNFNDTSHFVKYFKRHTGVTPFLFRNT from the coding sequence TTGAAAAAAAACATATCCATAAAAAACAAAATTGAAGCGGCAGCATTATTAAAAATTGCACCGTTCAGAAAAGAAATTCGCAAGACCGAGCCACACAAGCACAGCAGTTATTTTGAAATCATTTATCTACAGAAAGGAAAAGGTTTTCATACCATCGACCATACTTCATTTTCAATAAAACCACCAACACTATTTTTTGTTCGCAAAGAACAAGTTCATCACTGGGATATTGCTGATGTCCCTGAGGGATATGTTCTGATTTTAAAGAAAGGCTTTGTTGAAAAATCGTTGGATGGCGGGCTGAAAAATCTTCTATCCAAGTTAAGCGGATTTAATTGTATTCATTTGAAAGAAATCCAGGGTATTGATACATTATTCAAACTGCTTATCACGGAAAAGAATTTTATTGTATTAGAAGGATTATTGAAAGCATTGTTTGCGAAAACATTGGATGCTGCAAAACCCTTGCCTGTTCAGACCAACAAAACGGATGATACAATAGTATCATTCAGGGAATTACTAAACCAGACAAGCGACTTACATAACAGTGTTGCCCATTACGCAGAAAAGCTCCATACAACACCACAAAACCTAAATGCCATTTGTCGTAAAACACTTAATCAGTCGGCAGCAGAAGTGATTGCCGAGCACATCATTAGCGAAGCAAAAAGACAACTGATTTATACAGACAACAGTGTTTCTGAAATCGCTTATAGTTTGAATTTTAACGACACTTCCCATTTTGTGAAATATTTCAAACGTCACACAGGCGTTACCCCGTTTTTATTCCGTAATACTTAA
- the arsB gene encoding ACR3 family arsenite efflux transporter: MQPKLKFLDRYLTLWIFLAMAIGIGLGHFFPGISKITDSLSVGTTNIPLAIGLILMMYPPLAKVDYTLLPQAFKDKKVIGISLLLNWVIGTVLMFGLAILFLRNEPDYMTGLILIGLARCIAMVIVWSDLAKANREYTAMLVALNSVFQIISYSFLVWLFINILPNKLGLANFNVSVSMKDVTESVLIYLGIPFLAGFISRYALVKSKGIEWYNRKFVPLISPITLYALLFTIVLMFSLKGDKIVELPMDVVKVAIPLIIYFVLMFFVSFFINKSLNVPYDKNASIAFTATGNNFELAIAVAIGVFGIHSPQAFVGVIGPLVEVPILILLVMASLWLNKKYYN, translated from the coding sequence ATGCAACCAAAACTAAAATTCTTAGACAGATACCTAACCTTATGGATATTCCTTGCAATGGCGATAGGTATAGGATTGGGACATTTCTTTCCGGGTATCTCAAAAATTACGGACAGCCTATCCGTAGGCACGACAAACATTCCTTTGGCAATAGGTCTGATACTGATGATGTACCCGCCATTGGCAAAAGTGGATTATACATTATTGCCCCAAGCATTTAAAGATAAAAAAGTAATTGGCATATCCTTATTGCTCAATTGGGTTATCGGTACAGTTTTGATGTTCGGCTTAGCAATTTTGTTTTTACGGAACGAACCCGATTATATGACAGGCTTGATACTGATAGGTTTGGCAAGATGTATCGCAATGGTAATCGTATGGAGTGATTTAGCTAAAGCAAACAGAGAATATACAGCGATGTTAGTCGCATTAAATAGTGTTTTTCAGATAATAAGTTACAGTTTCTTAGTTTGGCTGTTCATCAACATATTACCCAACAAATTAGGCTTAGCGAACTTTAACGTAAGTGTATCAATGAAAGATGTTACAGAAAGCGTATTGATATACTTAGGTATTCCTTTCTTAGCAGGTTTTATTAGCCGTTACGCATTGGTAAAATCAAAAGGCATAGAATGGTATAACAGGAAATTTGTACCCCTAATATCGCCCATTACATTATATGCTTTACTTTTTACAATCGTATTAATGTTTAGTCTGAAAGGCGATAAAATAGTAGAGTTGCCAATGGATGTGGTAAAAGTTGCCATACCGTTAATCATCTATTTTGTACTGATGTTTTTCGTCAGCTTCTTTATCAACAAATCCCTAAACGTTCCTTACGACAAAAATGCCTCAATAGCCTTTACAGCCACAGGAAACAATTTTGAATTGGCAATAGCGGTAGCAATAGGAGTATTTGGCATTCATTCCCCACAGGCATTTGTAGGCGTTATTGGTCCATTGGTAGAAGTACCCATATTGATACTTTTGGTCATGGCAAGTTTATGGTTGAACAAAAAATATTATAACTAA